The following are encoded in a window of Malassezia japonica chromosome 7, complete sequence genomic DNA:
- the SAC7 gene encoding GTPase activating protein (GAP) for Rho1p (COG:T; COG:Z; EggNog:ENOG503NVD5) — protein MAVPRSDDAISTLTGLRSWWSSFGRAAAPREPRSADDVSMFGAPLHEALKHSSVAISLVNQDGKQYVWGYVPVIVAKIGLFLKQNATEVEGVFRINGSEKRMKELRQQFDTPPQYGKDIDWTGYNVHDAASLLRRFLNLMPEPIIPFDRFAEFREVLAKPDVNVEAAIGAYRSLITSCPPATQYLLLYILDLLAVFERMSDVNRMSAGNLAIIFQPGMLSHPTVRSKEEHQFAVRVVEFLITHQDHFVLALSAPPPEDMRPEELAKPSERPLAEEYYLVPSDSDEDLGEMEAHMGGGAMLGRTPTQRSKAKWGRREEKKNSLPHDKDATPPVAKERKPSARTKPKPIADARREGRKRANSHSDANEQMTAPDAGPSSAPRARIPSRSPVKRRDHLAPPTAPTRPPLGKRSASATSCIETVQKSPSSRTAPLPVRAANTPPARSSAMSPTSAMLSSSPQSSLQTQDVSVGSTQSTQEPESLLESNAPPVQGDAPPPAAPGADVTPRAAPEEERPPTPPEKEAKPLLREKDAPLLPAPALPLDSLPRPRAFTTDAPASPSVRSTEPRSATLPSPYAIDPRLAQLGPVASASANGSSAEAVGDAPPHRAAAPIPYATTMVAHTKAPVPILASRETLLRHAKVMHTISGRRQ, from the exons ATGGCCGTGCCACGATCCGATGATGCGATATCCACCCTCACCGGGCTGCGGTCGTGGTGGTCGTCGTttggacgcgccgccgcaccgcgcgagccgcgtTCTGCTGACGACGTGTCCATgtttggcgcgccgctgcacgaggcgctcaagcactcgagcgtcgccatCTCCCTGGTCAACCAGGACGGGAAGCAGTATGTTTGGGGTTATGTGCCGGTCATTGTCGCCAAGATTGGCCTCTTCTTGAAGCAGAATG CAACGGAAGTCGAAGGCGTGTTCCGTATCAACGGCTCCGAAAAACGTATGAAGGAGTTGCGACAGCAGTTTGACACACCGCCGCAGTACGGCAAGGACATTGACTGGACGGGTTACAAtgtgcacgacgccgcgagTCTCCTGCGCCGGTTCCTGAACCTCATGCCGGAACCCATCATTCCGTTTGACCGCTTTGCCGAGTTCCGCGAAGTGCTTGCCAAGCCAGACGTCaacgtcgaggcggccaTCGGCGCGTACCGCAGCCTCATCACGTCGTGCCCGCCCGCGACGCAATACCTCCTTCTCTACATCCTTGACCTGCTCGCCGTGTTTGAGCGGATGTCGGACGTGAATCGGATGAGCGCAGGGAACCTCGCCATCATTTTCCAACCCGGCATGCTAAGCCACCCCACGGTACGCTCCAAGGAGGAGCACCAGTttgcggtgcgcgtcgtcgagttCCTCATCACGCACCAGGACCACTTTGTCCTGGCGCTCTCTGCGCCACCCCCGGAAGACATGCGCCCGGaagagctcgccaagcCGTCGGAGCGCCCGCTCGCAGAAGAGTACTACCTCGTGCCatccgactcggacgaggacctcggcgagatgGAGGCACACATGGGCGGTGGCGCGAtgctcggccgcacgcCTACGCAGCGGTCCAAAGCCAAGTGGGGGCGCCGCGAAGAGAAGAAGAACTCGCTCCCACACGACAaggacgcgacgccgcccgttgccaaggagcgcaagccCTCGGCACGCACTAAGCCGAAGCCGatcgccgatgcgcgccgcgaagGCCGCAAGCGTGCCAACTCCCATTCGGATGCGAACGAGCAAATGACCGCGCCCGACGCTGGACCGTCGAGCGCTCCGCGTGCCCGCATcccgtcgcgctcgccggtaaagcgccgcgaccaCCTTGCACCCCCCactgcgccgacgcgcccgccgctgggcaagcgctcggcgtctgcgacgagctgcatcGAGACGGTGCAAAAGAGCccgtcgtcgcgcaccgcgccgctgcctgTGCGTGCGGCCAATACACCGCCCGCGCGCAGTTCAGCAatgtcgccgacgagcgcgatgcTGTCCTCCTCGCCACAGTCCTCGCTGCAGACCCAGGACGTGTCGGTGGGGTCGACGCAGAGCACCCAAGAGCCCGAGAGTTTACTAGAGAGCAACGCACCGCCCGTGCAAGGCGACGCTCccccgccggccgcgccgggcgccgacgtgacgccgcgtgcggcccccgaggaggagcggccgccgacgccgccggaAAAAGAAGCCaagccgctgctgcgcgagaaggacgcgccgctgttGCCCGCAcccgcgctgccgctcgacagcctgccgcgcccgcgTGCGTTTACTACGGACGCccccgcgtcgcccagcgTACGCTCTACCgagccgcgctcggcgacgctccCGTCGCCGTACGCGATCGACCcccgccttgcgcagcttggTCCGGTCGCCTCTGCGTCTGCTAACGGTTCGTCTGCCGAGGCTGTCGGTGACGCcccgccgcaccgcgctgcggcccCGATACCCTACGCGACGACCATGGTGGCACACACCAAGGCGCCCGTTCCGATCCTTGCTTCTCGCGAAACGCTCCTGCGGCACGCCAAGGTGATGCATACCATCtctgggcggcggcagtAG